In the genome of Pseudoalteromonas rubra, one region contains:
- a CDS encoding transcriptional regulator produces the protein MARKRKNDTRIDPFATPVEGSSLDDLLDQAKVGDVITMPAPSDPNRTITLICKVIKHSEITQSTRVYGDNRRDQTLLNERSVADILPAIQSDKRNLHPALCWEKGSVHEVLSGSRRRKACLLGGADYVILTSADFTDEDAKVLSVSSDQYIAPSLWEQGKAFSQTKQALIQQGKKGSYREIAAIEGLSHTAIADSLKAYEQIPVDVVSLYPTANHLGREAAKKLIAAIQDHNDAFKQKVAEYNPDKLTADPVSDEKRAVLLTNYLTTFSKAEARNIALLENDYVKVQKNIKSGAITVKIDDRVMTEKRLEQLEKLLASFN, from the coding sequence ATGGCTAGAAAACGTAAAAACGACACACGCATCGACCCATTTGCAACACCCGTTGAAGGGAGCAGTCTGGACGATTTGTTAGATCAGGCCAAAGTTGGCGATGTGATCACCATGCCAGCTCCTAGCGATCCAAACAGAACGATCACTTTGATCTGTAAGGTGATCAAACACAGCGAGATCACTCAGAGCACCCGTGTTTACGGCGACAACCGACGTGACCAAACACTGCTTAATGAACGTTCAGTTGCTGATATTTTACCCGCGATTCAATCTGATAAACGTAATTTACACCCCGCTTTATGTTGGGAAAAAGGCTCTGTGCATGAGGTATTATCGGGTTCCAGACGCAGAAAAGCTTGTTTATTGGGTGGCGCTGATTATGTCATTTTAACGTCAGCAGATTTCACTGATGAAGACGCAAAAGTACTGTCTGTATCTTCAGACCAATATATTGCGCCTAGCTTATGGGAGCAGGGAAAGGCCTTTTCTCAGACTAAGCAGGCACTCATTCAGCAAGGGAAAAAAGGCTCATATCGTGAAATTGCGGCAATCGAAGGCTTGTCACACACAGCCATCGCAGACTCTTTAAAAGCCTATGAGCAGATCCCTGTTGACGTAGTGAGCTTGTATCCAACAGCAAACCATTTGGGTCGGGAAGCCGCCAAAAAACTCATTGCTGCGATCCAGGATCATAATGATGCTTTCAAACAAAAAGTAGCTGAATACAATCCAGATAAGCTCACAGCAGATCCGGTAAGTGACGAGAAGCGTGCAGTACTGCTCACCAACTATCTGACGACCTTTTCTAAAGCTGAAGCCAGAAATATCGCATTACTTGAAAATGACTATGTCAAAGTGCAAAAGAACATTAAAAGTGGTGCCATTACGGTAAAAATTGATGATCGCGTCATGACAGAAAAACGCCTGGAGCAATTAGAGAAATTACTCGCAAGTTTTAATTAA